The following are encoded in a window of Echeneis naucrates chromosome 19, fEcheNa1.1, whole genome shotgun sequence genomic DNA:
- the exoc7 gene encoding exocyst complex component 7 isoform X1 — protein MGRNSGMIPTEDASARKREIEEKLRQEQETLSFIRENLEKSDQLTKGMVSILSSFESRLMQLENSIIPVHKQTENLQRLQENVDKTLSCMDHVISYYHVAKDTDRIIREGPTGRLDEYLGCIAKIQKAVEYFQDNNPDSPELNTVKARFEKGKELLEAEFRSLLTRYSKPVPPVLILDAITVDEELEVQEDVVLEHLPEAVLQDIICIAGWLVEYGRNQDFMNVYFQIRSNQLDRSIKGLKDHFRKNSASSGTLYSPAIQTKRKDTPTKKAPKRPGTIRKAQNLLKQYSQHGLDGKKGGSNLTPLEGYDHDLRVKHLSDALNEKHGAAAGKDDVLDIEIDSYIHCISAFVKLAQSEYALLTEIIPEHHQKKTFDSLIQEALDNLMLEGDNIVSAARRAILRHDYSAVLTIFPILRHLKMNKSEFDSTLQGTAAGTKNKLPTLITAMEMIGAKALEEFADSIKNDPDKEYNMPKDGTVHELTSNAILFLQQLLDFHETAGAMLASQETSSASSYSSDFSKRLLSTYICKVLGNLQLNLLSKSKVYEDSALSAIFLHNNYNYILKSLEKSELIQLVTVTQKKAELSYRELIEQQIQVYQRSWQKVTEHLTDRNMPVFQPGAKLKDKERQVIKDKFKGFNDGLEELCKIQKGWAIPDKEQRDFIRQAQRRVVSDAYRAFLHRCANISFTKNPEKYHKYRPEEVEEMIEKLFDTSA, from the exons GTCTCCATCCTGTCTTCGTTTGAAAGCCGCCTGATGCAGCTGGAGAACTCCATCATCCCCGTCCACAAACAGACGGAGAACCTGCAGCGGCTGCAGGAGAACGTGGACAAAACTCTGTCCTGCATGGACCACGTCATCAGTTACTACCACGTGGCCAAAGACACCGACAGGATCATCCGAGAGGG GCCGACAGGAAGGCTGGACGAGTATCTTGGATGTATTGCAAAGATTCAGAAAGCTGTGGAATATTTTCAGGACAACAATCCGGACAGCCCTGAACTCAACACCGTG AAAGCGCGCTTTGAGAAAGGTAAAGAGCTGCTGGAGGCCGAGTTCCGCAGCCTGCTGACCCGGTACAGTAAACCTGTTCCCCCCGTCCTCATCCTGGACGCCATCACTGTGGATGAGGAGCTGGAGGTGCAGGAGGACGTGGTGCTGGAGCACCTGCCTGAAGCCGTGCTCCAAGACATCATCTGCATCGCTGGCTGGCTGGTGGAATACGGACGCAACCAGG ATTTCATGAACGTTTACTTCCAGATCAGGTCCAACCAGCTGGATCGATCCATCAAAGGCCTGAAAGATCACTTCCGCAAGAACAGCGCCTCGTCCGGGACGCTCTACTCTCCCGCCATCCAAACCAAACGCAAGGACACGCCCACCAAAAAGGCACCAAAGAGACCAG GGACCATTCGCAAGGCTCAGAACCTTCTGAAACAGTACTCACAGCATGGGCTGGATGGGAAAAAGGGGGGCTCTAACCTCACTCCTTTGGAAG GTTACGATCACGACCTGCGGGTCAAACACCTGTCTGACGCCCTGAACGAGAAGCACGGGGCTGCCGCAG GGAAGGACGACGTCCTGGACATTGAAATCGACTCGTACATCCACTGCATCAGCGCCTTCGTCAAGTTGGCTCAGAGCGAGTACGCCCTGCTGACGGAGATCATCCCCGAGCACCACCAGAAGAAGACGTTTGACTCCCTCATTCAG GAGGCGTTGGACAACCTGATGCTGGAGGGCGACAACATCGTGTCCGCTGCTCGCAGAGCCATATTGCGCCACGACTACTCAGCCGTCCTCACCATCTTCCCCATCCTGAGACACCTGAAAATGAACAAGTCCGAGTTCGACTCCACGCTGCAG ggaacagcagcaggaaccAAGAACAAGCTGCCGACACTCATCACAGCCATGGAGATGATTGGAGCCAAAGCTCTGGAGGAGTTCGCTGACAGCATCAAG AATGACCCTGATAAAGAATACAACATGCCCAAAGATGGAACAGTCCACGAGCTGACCAGCAAC GCCATCctgttcctgcagcagctgctggatttTCATGAGACGGCAGGCGCCATGCTGGCCTCACAAG AGACGAGTTCAGCGAGCAGCTACAGCTCTGATTTCAGCAAACGGCTCCTCAGCACCTACATCT GTAAGGTTCTGGGAAACCTGCAGCTGAACCTGCTCAGTAAATCCAAAGTGTACGAGGACTCGGCTCTCAGCGCTATTTTCCTGCacaacaactacaactacaTCCTGAAGTCTCTGGAGAA GTCTGAGTTGATCCAGCTGGTGACGGTGACCCAGAAAAAAGCGGAGTTGTCCTACAGGGAGCTGATCGAGCAGCAGATCCAGGTCTACCAGCGCAG CTGGCAGAAAGTCACGGAGCACCTGACGGACCGGAACATGCCCGTCTTCCAGCCCGGCGCCAAG cTCAAAGACAAAGAACGACAAGTGATCAAAGACAAATTCAAG GGCTTTAATGACGGGCTGGAGGAGCTCTGTAAGATCCAGAAGGGTTGGGCCATCCCcgacaaagagcagagagactTCATCCGTCAGGCTCAGAGGAGGGTGGTGTCAGACGCCTACAGAGCGTTTCTACACAG ATGTGCCAACATCTCCTTCACCAAGAACCCCGAGAAGTATCACAAGTACCGAccggaggaggtggaggagatgaTCGAGAAGCTGTTCGACACGTCGGCCTGA
- the exoc7 gene encoding exocyst complex component 7 isoform X7, with translation MGRNSGMIPTEDASARKREIEEKLRQEQETLSFIRENLEKSDQLTKGMVSILSSFESRLMQLENSIIPVHKQTENLQRLQENVDKTLSCMDHVISYYHVAKDTDRIIREGPTGRLDEYLGCIAKIQKAVEYFQDNNPDSPELNTVKARFEKGKELLEAEFRSLLTRYSKPVPPVLILDAITVDEELEVQEDVVLEHLPEAVLQDIICIAGWLVEYGRNQDFMNVYFQIRSNQLDRSIKGLKDHFRKNSASSGTLYSPAIQTKRKDTPTKKAPKRPGKDDVLDIEIDSYIHCISAFVKLAQSEYALLTEIIPEHHQKKTFDSLIQEALDNLMLEGDNIVSAARRAILRHDYSAVLTIFPILRHLKMNKSEFDSTLQGTAAGTKNKLPTLITAMEMIGAKALEEFADSIKNDPDKEYNMPKDGTVHELTSNAILFLQQLLDFHETAGAMLASQETSSASSYSSDFSKRLLSTYICKVLGNLQLNLLSKSKVYEDSALSAIFLHNNYNYILKSLEKSELIQLVTVTQKKAELSYRELIEQQIQVYQRSWQKVTEHLTDRNMPVFQPGAKLKDKERQVIKDKFKGFNDGLEELCKIQKGWAIPDKEQRDFIRQAQRRVVSDAYRAFLHRCANISFTKNPEKYHKYRPEEVEEMIEKLFDTSA, from the exons GTCTCCATCCTGTCTTCGTTTGAAAGCCGCCTGATGCAGCTGGAGAACTCCATCATCCCCGTCCACAAACAGACGGAGAACCTGCAGCGGCTGCAGGAGAACGTGGACAAAACTCTGTCCTGCATGGACCACGTCATCAGTTACTACCACGTGGCCAAAGACACCGACAGGATCATCCGAGAGGG GCCGACAGGAAGGCTGGACGAGTATCTTGGATGTATTGCAAAGATTCAGAAAGCTGTGGAATATTTTCAGGACAACAATCCGGACAGCCCTGAACTCAACACCGTG AAAGCGCGCTTTGAGAAAGGTAAAGAGCTGCTGGAGGCCGAGTTCCGCAGCCTGCTGACCCGGTACAGTAAACCTGTTCCCCCCGTCCTCATCCTGGACGCCATCACTGTGGATGAGGAGCTGGAGGTGCAGGAGGACGTGGTGCTGGAGCACCTGCCTGAAGCCGTGCTCCAAGACATCATCTGCATCGCTGGCTGGCTGGTGGAATACGGACGCAACCAGG ATTTCATGAACGTTTACTTCCAGATCAGGTCCAACCAGCTGGATCGATCCATCAAAGGCCTGAAAGATCACTTCCGCAAGAACAGCGCCTCGTCCGGGACGCTCTACTCTCCCGCCATCCAAACCAAACGCAAGGACACGCCCACCAAAAAGGCACCAAAGAGACCAG GGAAGGACGACGTCCTGGACATTGAAATCGACTCGTACATCCACTGCATCAGCGCCTTCGTCAAGTTGGCTCAGAGCGAGTACGCCCTGCTGACGGAGATCATCCCCGAGCACCACCAGAAGAAGACGTTTGACTCCCTCATTCAG GAGGCGTTGGACAACCTGATGCTGGAGGGCGACAACATCGTGTCCGCTGCTCGCAGAGCCATATTGCGCCACGACTACTCAGCCGTCCTCACCATCTTCCCCATCCTGAGACACCTGAAAATGAACAAGTCCGAGTTCGACTCCACGCTGCAG ggaacagcagcaggaaccAAGAACAAGCTGCCGACACTCATCACAGCCATGGAGATGATTGGAGCCAAAGCTCTGGAGGAGTTCGCTGACAGCATCAAG AATGACCCTGATAAAGAATACAACATGCCCAAAGATGGAACAGTCCACGAGCTGACCAGCAAC GCCATCctgttcctgcagcagctgctggatttTCATGAGACGGCAGGCGCCATGCTGGCCTCACAAG AGACGAGTTCAGCGAGCAGCTACAGCTCTGATTTCAGCAAACGGCTCCTCAGCACCTACATCT GTAAGGTTCTGGGAAACCTGCAGCTGAACCTGCTCAGTAAATCCAAAGTGTACGAGGACTCGGCTCTCAGCGCTATTTTCCTGCacaacaactacaactacaTCCTGAAGTCTCTGGAGAA GTCTGAGTTGATCCAGCTGGTGACGGTGACCCAGAAAAAAGCGGAGTTGTCCTACAGGGAGCTGATCGAGCAGCAGATCCAGGTCTACCAGCGCAG CTGGCAGAAAGTCACGGAGCACCTGACGGACCGGAACATGCCCGTCTTCCAGCCCGGCGCCAAG cTCAAAGACAAAGAACGACAAGTGATCAAAGACAAATTCAAG GGCTTTAATGACGGGCTGGAGGAGCTCTGTAAGATCCAGAAGGGTTGGGCCATCCCcgacaaagagcagagagactTCATCCGTCAGGCTCAGAGGAGGGTGGTGTCAGACGCCTACAGAGCGTTTCTACACAG ATGTGCCAACATCTCCTTCACCAAGAACCCCGAGAAGTATCACAAGTACCGAccggaggaggtggaggagatgaTCGAGAAGCTGTTCGACACGTCGGCCTGA
- the exoc7 gene encoding exocyst complex component 7 isoform X4, whose protein sequence is MGRNSGMIPTEDASARKREIEEKLRQEQETLSFIRENLEKSDQLTKGMVSILSSFESRLMQLENSIIPVHKQTENLQRLQENVDKTLSCMDHVISYYHVAKDTDRIIREGPTGRLDEYLGCIAKIQKAVEYFQDNNPDSPELNTVKARFEKGKELLEAEFRSLLTRYSKPVPPVLILDAITVDEELEVQEDVVLEHLPEAVLQDIICIAGWLVEYGRNQDFMNVYFQIRSNQLDRSIKGLKDHFRKNSASSGTLYSPAIQTKRKDTPTKKAPKRPVYIPGYDHDLRVKHLSDALNEKHGAAAGKDDVLDIEIDSYIHCISAFVKLAQSEYALLTEIIPEHHQKKTFDSLIQEALDNLMLEGDNIVSAARRAILRHDYSAVLTIFPILRHLKMNKSEFDSTLQGTAAGTKNKLPTLITAMEMIGAKALEEFADSIKNDPDKEYNMPKDGTVHELTSNAILFLQQLLDFHETAGAMLASQETSSASSYSSDFSKRLLSTYICKVLGNLQLNLLSKSKVYEDSALSAIFLHNNYNYILKSLEKSELIQLVTVTQKKAELSYRELIEQQIQVYQRSWQKVTEHLTDRNMPVFQPGAKLKDKERQVIKDKFKGFNDGLEELCKIQKGWAIPDKEQRDFIRQAQRRVVSDAYRAFLHRCANISFTKNPEKYHKYRPEEVEEMIEKLFDTSA, encoded by the exons GTCTCCATCCTGTCTTCGTTTGAAAGCCGCCTGATGCAGCTGGAGAACTCCATCATCCCCGTCCACAAACAGACGGAGAACCTGCAGCGGCTGCAGGAGAACGTGGACAAAACTCTGTCCTGCATGGACCACGTCATCAGTTACTACCACGTGGCCAAAGACACCGACAGGATCATCCGAGAGGG GCCGACAGGAAGGCTGGACGAGTATCTTGGATGTATTGCAAAGATTCAGAAAGCTGTGGAATATTTTCAGGACAACAATCCGGACAGCCCTGAACTCAACACCGTG AAAGCGCGCTTTGAGAAAGGTAAAGAGCTGCTGGAGGCCGAGTTCCGCAGCCTGCTGACCCGGTACAGTAAACCTGTTCCCCCCGTCCTCATCCTGGACGCCATCACTGTGGATGAGGAGCTGGAGGTGCAGGAGGACGTGGTGCTGGAGCACCTGCCTGAAGCCGTGCTCCAAGACATCATCTGCATCGCTGGCTGGCTGGTGGAATACGGACGCAACCAGG ATTTCATGAACGTTTACTTCCAGATCAGGTCCAACCAGCTGGATCGATCCATCAAAGGCCTGAAAGATCACTTCCGCAAGAACAGCGCCTCGTCCGGGACGCTCTACTCTCCCGCCATCCAAACCAAACGCAAGGACACGCCCACCAAAAAGGCACCAAAGAGACCAG TCTACATCCCAG GTTACGATCACGACCTGCGGGTCAAACACCTGTCTGACGCCCTGAACGAGAAGCACGGGGCTGCCGCAG GGAAGGACGACGTCCTGGACATTGAAATCGACTCGTACATCCACTGCATCAGCGCCTTCGTCAAGTTGGCTCAGAGCGAGTACGCCCTGCTGACGGAGATCATCCCCGAGCACCACCAGAAGAAGACGTTTGACTCCCTCATTCAG GAGGCGTTGGACAACCTGATGCTGGAGGGCGACAACATCGTGTCCGCTGCTCGCAGAGCCATATTGCGCCACGACTACTCAGCCGTCCTCACCATCTTCCCCATCCTGAGACACCTGAAAATGAACAAGTCCGAGTTCGACTCCACGCTGCAG ggaacagcagcaggaaccAAGAACAAGCTGCCGACACTCATCACAGCCATGGAGATGATTGGAGCCAAAGCTCTGGAGGAGTTCGCTGACAGCATCAAG AATGACCCTGATAAAGAATACAACATGCCCAAAGATGGAACAGTCCACGAGCTGACCAGCAAC GCCATCctgttcctgcagcagctgctggatttTCATGAGACGGCAGGCGCCATGCTGGCCTCACAAG AGACGAGTTCAGCGAGCAGCTACAGCTCTGATTTCAGCAAACGGCTCCTCAGCACCTACATCT GTAAGGTTCTGGGAAACCTGCAGCTGAACCTGCTCAGTAAATCCAAAGTGTACGAGGACTCGGCTCTCAGCGCTATTTTCCTGCacaacaactacaactacaTCCTGAAGTCTCTGGAGAA GTCTGAGTTGATCCAGCTGGTGACGGTGACCCAGAAAAAAGCGGAGTTGTCCTACAGGGAGCTGATCGAGCAGCAGATCCAGGTCTACCAGCGCAG CTGGCAGAAAGTCACGGAGCACCTGACGGACCGGAACATGCCCGTCTTCCAGCCCGGCGCCAAG cTCAAAGACAAAGAACGACAAGTGATCAAAGACAAATTCAAG GGCTTTAATGACGGGCTGGAGGAGCTCTGTAAGATCCAGAAGGGTTGGGCCATCCCcgacaaagagcagagagactTCATCCGTCAGGCTCAGAGGAGGGTGGTGTCAGACGCCTACAGAGCGTTTCTACACAG ATGTGCCAACATCTCCTTCACCAAGAACCCCGAGAAGTATCACAAGTACCGAccggaggaggtggaggagatgaTCGAGAAGCTGTTCGACACGTCGGCCTGA
- the exoc7 gene encoding exocyst complex component 7 isoform X2 yields the protein MGRNSGMIPTEDASARKREIEEKLRQEQETLSFIRENLEKSDQLTKGMVSILSSFESRLMQLENSIIPVHKQTENLQRLQENVDKTLSCMDHVISYYHVAKDTDRIIREGPTGRLDEYLGCIAKIQKAVEYFQDNNPDSPELNTVKARFEKGKELLEAEFRSLLTRYSKPVPPVLILDAITVDEELEVQEDVVLEHLPEAVLQDIICIAGWLVEYGRNQDFMNVYFQIRSNQLDRSIKGLKDHFRKNSASSGTLYSPAIQTKRKDTPTKKAPKRPVYIPGTIRKAQNLLKQYSQHGLDGKKGGSNLTPLEGKDDVLDIEIDSYIHCISAFVKLAQSEYALLTEIIPEHHQKKTFDSLIQEALDNLMLEGDNIVSAARRAILRHDYSAVLTIFPILRHLKMNKSEFDSTLQGTAAGTKNKLPTLITAMEMIGAKALEEFADSIKNDPDKEYNMPKDGTVHELTSNAILFLQQLLDFHETAGAMLASQETSSASSYSSDFSKRLLSTYICKVLGNLQLNLLSKSKVYEDSALSAIFLHNNYNYILKSLEKSELIQLVTVTQKKAELSYRELIEQQIQVYQRSWQKVTEHLTDRNMPVFQPGAKLKDKERQVIKDKFKGFNDGLEELCKIQKGWAIPDKEQRDFIRQAQRRVVSDAYRAFLHRCANISFTKNPEKYHKYRPEEVEEMIEKLFDTSA from the exons GTCTCCATCCTGTCTTCGTTTGAAAGCCGCCTGATGCAGCTGGAGAACTCCATCATCCCCGTCCACAAACAGACGGAGAACCTGCAGCGGCTGCAGGAGAACGTGGACAAAACTCTGTCCTGCATGGACCACGTCATCAGTTACTACCACGTGGCCAAAGACACCGACAGGATCATCCGAGAGGG GCCGACAGGAAGGCTGGACGAGTATCTTGGATGTATTGCAAAGATTCAGAAAGCTGTGGAATATTTTCAGGACAACAATCCGGACAGCCCTGAACTCAACACCGTG AAAGCGCGCTTTGAGAAAGGTAAAGAGCTGCTGGAGGCCGAGTTCCGCAGCCTGCTGACCCGGTACAGTAAACCTGTTCCCCCCGTCCTCATCCTGGACGCCATCACTGTGGATGAGGAGCTGGAGGTGCAGGAGGACGTGGTGCTGGAGCACCTGCCTGAAGCCGTGCTCCAAGACATCATCTGCATCGCTGGCTGGCTGGTGGAATACGGACGCAACCAGG ATTTCATGAACGTTTACTTCCAGATCAGGTCCAACCAGCTGGATCGATCCATCAAAGGCCTGAAAGATCACTTCCGCAAGAACAGCGCCTCGTCCGGGACGCTCTACTCTCCCGCCATCCAAACCAAACGCAAGGACACGCCCACCAAAAAGGCACCAAAGAGACCAG TCTACATCCCAG GGACCATTCGCAAGGCTCAGAACCTTCTGAAACAGTACTCACAGCATGGGCTGGATGGGAAAAAGGGGGGCTCTAACCTCACTCCTTTGGAAG GGAAGGACGACGTCCTGGACATTGAAATCGACTCGTACATCCACTGCATCAGCGCCTTCGTCAAGTTGGCTCAGAGCGAGTACGCCCTGCTGACGGAGATCATCCCCGAGCACCACCAGAAGAAGACGTTTGACTCCCTCATTCAG GAGGCGTTGGACAACCTGATGCTGGAGGGCGACAACATCGTGTCCGCTGCTCGCAGAGCCATATTGCGCCACGACTACTCAGCCGTCCTCACCATCTTCCCCATCCTGAGACACCTGAAAATGAACAAGTCCGAGTTCGACTCCACGCTGCAG ggaacagcagcaggaaccAAGAACAAGCTGCCGACACTCATCACAGCCATGGAGATGATTGGAGCCAAAGCTCTGGAGGAGTTCGCTGACAGCATCAAG AATGACCCTGATAAAGAATACAACATGCCCAAAGATGGAACAGTCCACGAGCTGACCAGCAAC GCCATCctgttcctgcagcagctgctggatttTCATGAGACGGCAGGCGCCATGCTGGCCTCACAAG AGACGAGTTCAGCGAGCAGCTACAGCTCTGATTTCAGCAAACGGCTCCTCAGCACCTACATCT GTAAGGTTCTGGGAAACCTGCAGCTGAACCTGCTCAGTAAATCCAAAGTGTACGAGGACTCGGCTCTCAGCGCTATTTTCCTGCacaacaactacaactacaTCCTGAAGTCTCTGGAGAA GTCTGAGTTGATCCAGCTGGTGACGGTGACCCAGAAAAAAGCGGAGTTGTCCTACAGGGAGCTGATCGAGCAGCAGATCCAGGTCTACCAGCGCAG CTGGCAGAAAGTCACGGAGCACCTGACGGACCGGAACATGCCCGTCTTCCAGCCCGGCGCCAAG cTCAAAGACAAAGAACGACAAGTGATCAAAGACAAATTCAAG GGCTTTAATGACGGGCTGGAGGAGCTCTGTAAGATCCAGAAGGGTTGGGCCATCCCcgacaaagagcagagagactTCATCCGTCAGGCTCAGAGGAGGGTGGTGTCAGACGCCTACAGAGCGTTTCTACACAG ATGTGCCAACATCTCCTTCACCAAGAACCCCGAGAAGTATCACAAGTACCGAccggaggaggtggaggagatgaTCGAGAAGCTGTTCGACACGTCGGCCTGA
- the exoc7 gene encoding exocyst complex component 7 isoform X3, with protein MGRNSGMIPTEDASARKREIEEKLRQEQETLSFIRENLEKSDQLTKGMVSILSSFESRLMQLENSIIPVHKQTENLQRLQENVDKTLSCMDHVISYYHVAKDTDRIIREGPTGRLDEYLGCIAKIQKAVEYFQDNNPDSPELNTVKARFEKGKELLEAEFRSLLTRYSKPVPPVLILDAITVDEELEVQEDVVLEHLPEAVLQDIICIAGWLVEYGRNQDFMNVYFQIRSNQLDRSIKGLKDHFRKNSASSGTLYSPAIQTKRKDTPTKKAPKRPVYIPGTIRKAQNLLKQYSQHGLDGKKGGSNLTPLEGKDDVLDIEIDSYIHCISAFVKLAQSEYALLTEIIPEHHQKKTFDSLIQEALDNLMLEGDNIVSAARRAILRHDYSAVLTIFPILRHLKMNKSEFDSTLQGTAAGTKNKLPTLITAMEMIGAKALEEFADSIKNDPDKEYNMPKDGTVHELTSNAILFLQQLLDFHETAGAMLASQVLGDTYNIPLDPRETSSASSYSSDFSKRLLSTYICKVLGNLQLNLLSKSKVYEDSALSAIFLHNNYNYILKSLEKSELIQLVTVTQKKAELSYRELIEQQIQVYQRSWQKVTEHLTDRNMPVFQPGAKLKDKERQVIKDKFKGFNDGLEELCKIQKGWAIPDKEQRDFIRQAQRRVVSDAYRAFLHRCANISFTKNPEKYHKYRPEEVEEMIEKLFDTSA; from the exons GTCTCCATCCTGTCTTCGTTTGAAAGCCGCCTGATGCAGCTGGAGAACTCCATCATCCCCGTCCACAAACAGACGGAGAACCTGCAGCGGCTGCAGGAGAACGTGGACAAAACTCTGTCCTGCATGGACCACGTCATCAGTTACTACCACGTGGCCAAAGACACCGACAGGATCATCCGAGAGGG GCCGACAGGAAGGCTGGACGAGTATCTTGGATGTATTGCAAAGATTCAGAAAGCTGTGGAATATTTTCAGGACAACAATCCGGACAGCCCTGAACTCAACACCGTG AAAGCGCGCTTTGAGAAAGGTAAAGAGCTGCTGGAGGCCGAGTTCCGCAGCCTGCTGACCCGGTACAGTAAACCTGTTCCCCCCGTCCTCATCCTGGACGCCATCACTGTGGATGAGGAGCTGGAGGTGCAGGAGGACGTGGTGCTGGAGCACCTGCCTGAAGCCGTGCTCCAAGACATCATCTGCATCGCTGGCTGGCTGGTGGAATACGGACGCAACCAGG ATTTCATGAACGTTTACTTCCAGATCAGGTCCAACCAGCTGGATCGATCCATCAAAGGCCTGAAAGATCACTTCCGCAAGAACAGCGCCTCGTCCGGGACGCTCTACTCTCCCGCCATCCAAACCAAACGCAAGGACACGCCCACCAAAAAGGCACCAAAGAGACCAG TCTACATCCCAG GGACCATTCGCAAGGCTCAGAACCTTCTGAAACAGTACTCACAGCATGGGCTGGATGGGAAAAAGGGGGGCTCTAACCTCACTCCTTTGGAAG GGAAGGACGACGTCCTGGACATTGAAATCGACTCGTACATCCACTGCATCAGCGCCTTCGTCAAGTTGGCTCAGAGCGAGTACGCCCTGCTGACGGAGATCATCCCCGAGCACCACCAGAAGAAGACGTTTGACTCCCTCATTCAG GAGGCGTTGGACAACCTGATGCTGGAGGGCGACAACATCGTGTCCGCTGCTCGCAGAGCCATATTGCGCCACGACTACTCAGCCGTCCTCACCATCTTCCCCATCCTGAGACACCTGAAAATGAACAAGTCCGAGTTCGACTCCACGCTGCAG ggaacagcagcaggaaccAAGAACAAGCTGCCGACACTCATCACAGCCATGGAGATGATTGGAGCCAAAGCTCTGGAGGAGTTCGCTGACAGCATCAAG AATGACCCTGATAAAGAATACAACATGCCCAAAGATGGAACAGTCCACGAGCTGACCAGCAAC GCCATCctgttcctgcagcagctgctggatttTCATGAGACGGCAGGCGCCATGCTGGCCTCACAAG TTCTGGGGGACACTTACAATATTCCTTTAGACCCCCGAG AGACGAGTTCAGCGAGCAGCTACAGCTCTGATTTCAGCAAACGGCTCCTCAGCACCTACATCT GTAAGGTTCTGGGAAACCTGCAGCTGAACCTGCTCAGTAAATCCAAAGTGTACGAGGACTCGGCTCTCAGCGCTATTTTCCTGCacaacaactacaactacaTCCTGAAGTCTCTGGAGAA GTCTGAGTTGATCCAGCTGGTGACGGTGACCCAGAAAAAAGCGGAGTTGTCCTACAGGGAGCTGATCGAGCAGCAGATCCAGGTCTACCAGCGCAG CTGGCAGAAAGTCACGGAGCACCTGACGGACCGGAACATGCCCGTCTTCCAGCCCGGCGCCAAG cTCAAAGACAAAGAACGACAAGTGATCAAAGACAAATTCAAG GGCTTTAATGACGGGCTGGAGGAGCTCTGTAAGATCCAGAAGGGTTGGGCCATCCCcgacaaagagcagagagactTCATCCGTCAGGCTCAGAGGAGGGTGGTGTCAGACGCCTACAGAGCGTTTCTACACAG ATGTGCCAACATCTCCTTCACCAAGAACCCCGAGAAGTATCACAAGTACCGAccggaggaggtggaggagatgaTCGAGAAGCTGTTCGACACGTCGGCCTGA